The following coding sequences lie in one Haematobia irritans isolate KBUSLIRL chromosome 3, ASM5000362v1, whole genome shotgun sequence genomic window:
- the LOC142231219 gene encoding uncharacterized protein LOC142231219, whose amino-acid sequence MEKIAFHFEVITKYVDDLFAIIKETEIERTLAELNIFHDSIKFTMELEETQKLPYLDILITKNGENLFMDWYQKNTASGRIMNFFSKHPKRIILNTTQNLIHRVLSISDQRFHQKNKKKLQSILEENNFPKKLSRDLIADFKPRTEKLYNDKQQKSYRSLLYIPGISERISKSNIFDRNKYNLAHKSNNTLKKLFTNTKDKIQKEETPNVIYEIPCEGNSSEKCEMVYIGTKKKLKTRISGHKSDIKSRNNQKLQKTALATHCAKKSHHPNFNNVRILQQESNNNKRYTLEMLHINNVPTNRRINYKTDTDSIAHIYRHMICKNDDQLTRNNPNNNIRQPVQ is encoded by the coding sequence atggaaaaaatagcATTCCATTTTGAGGTAATAACAAAATACGTCGACGACTTATTTGCAATCATTAAGGAAACAGAAATCGAACGAACGTTGGCAGAACTCAACATTTTCCATGACAGTATCAAATTCACCATGGAACTAGAAGAAACCCAAAAATTACCGTATCTGGATATATTGATAACAAAAAATGGAGAAAATCTATTTATGGATTGGTATCAAAAAAACACGGCGTCGGGAAgaattatgaatttcttttccAAGCATCCAAAAAGAATAATCTTGAATACTACCCAAAATCTGATTCATAGAGTACTTTCCATAAGTGACCAAAGATTCCATCAGAAGAACAAGAAGAAACTACAAAGTATACTGGAAGAGAACAATTTCCCGAAGAAACTTAGTAGGGATTTAATAGCTGACTTTAAGCCACGTACAGAGAAACTGTACAATGACAAGCAGCAAAAATCTTACAGATCATTACTGTATATACCGGGAATATCGGAAAGGATATCAAAATCCAACATTTTTGACAGGAACAAATACAACTTAGCGCACAAGTCAAATAACACCTTGAAAAAACTGTTTACCAACACCAAAGACAAAATCCAAAAGGAAGAAACACCGAACGTTATTTATGAAATTCCATGTGAAGGAAATTCTTCGGAAAAATGTGAAATGGTCTACAtcggaaccaaaaaaaaattaaaaacgagAATATCAGGCCACAAATCAGATATAAAAAGTCGTAAtaatcaaaaattacaaaaaacagcATTAGCAACCCACTGTGCAAAAAAAAGTCATCATCCAAACTTCAATAATGTACGCATATTGCAACAAGaaagcaataacaacaaaaggTACACATTAGAAATGCTGCACATCAATAATGTACCAACAAATCGACGAATAAATTACAAAACGGACACTGACAGCATAGCACACATATACAGGCACATGATATGCAAAAACGATGACCAACTGACGAGGAATAATCCGAACAATAACATTAGACAACCAGTGCAATAG